The following nucleotide sequence is from Coffea eugenioides isolate CCC68of chromosome 3, Ceug_1.0, whole genome shotgun sequence.
TCTGAAGGTTTCTTGAAATACAGTTAGAATTAAATTGTAATATCCCAACTCTTTCTACAGTTCATGTTGTCTGAGTCCGGTAATGGTACAAAGTCCATTAATAATATGATCGTTGCCTAGtataatgattgaaatgttagtTCCATTTTGAGTTTACAATTTTATTCTCAAAAATTTGTTCATGGGTCCCTATGGCGAACATTTTGGATAAAAAGTTAATTATTGTTAGCAGCTCTTTTTCTTTTAGGAATCATTGCAGCGAGGTTTGATTGAATGATTTCTTGAGCTTTCTATGTGCATGAAAGTTTTTTATCGAATTCACTGCATCATTTCGAGGTAGTTCTCAACATATTTTCCTAGAAGTTATTTACCAAGACTAATAATGAAAGTATATTAGGTTAAAGTGGGATATGCATTTCAAATACCTAAACCCTGATAACTGTTTTTAGAAGACTTGTTCTTGCTCATTGATGCTGTGTGGCTGTAGTTTTCAGGTttgcaaaaactaaatttgcatTTCTCACCTCAATTAATTGTTTTTGCACAGTTCTGCACCAGAGTTAGTTGGTTTACTGTCAGAACTTGATGATGCTCTTGGGCAGCTTGAAAACAAGGTGAATCCACTCTTAAGCAAGGTATACTCACCTTTGGCCCAGTCTTTTAGGCCTATTGTGTGTCAGTACATAGATCTCCATGATTGACCAAATCTTGAAAAGAATTGCCTACCTCTCCGTTGTCCTAAATGATGAAGATTAAGCCTTTGTTTTCTCGAAAATTTTAGAAATGAAGTTTGTCGAATGTAAATTAAAATGTGTAATGCAGACAAATCATGACTGGAGTTACTAAAGTCTCTTTAAAATTTGGTTGAACCATTTTGTGACAAATAATATGTATCTGAGGATGTCTAGGAAGGTGGAAGTACCAGGTTTTGTTCTGTTGCATGTTTGTTTGTAATTTTATGAACTTAAATATTTTCTACATGTACTTGACCTCCAGTTTCTTGGTAGGTCAATCCAATTTAGAATTCTAAAGTGTAAGTGGATTGCTTGACTCATCTGTGGTGTAGCTTTGCCTTTAGTAGCCAATCTGTAACAAGTCTATGCAATAAAAGATAGACAATTGTGTGACTAGAAAGCATTGACAAAGATGTGTTGAATTTCAATAAAATAAAGCGTGACAATGAAATTTTGCTATCATCTTTCTGCTCTGATTGCAATATGCTCTAGTAATTTTTCTCTCCATCTCACCGTTTCCACACTTGTTAAAGGACATAGCAATCAGCACAGTGCTAAAATGCAATTAACATACTGATGAAGCTTTTGTGCTTTGGTGAAGATCAGAGATGTAAAGAATGCAATCAAAGGAGGGATGCATTATATGGAGATCAAACAGCAACTTTTACTCTCCTATTGCCAGGCAATTACATTCTATCTTCTTCTCAAGTCAGAAGGGCAGCCTGTTCGTGATCATCCTGTAATTTCTAGGCTTGTGGAGATCAAGAATTTATTGGACAAGGTTGTTTCCTCATTATTAGTATCTAAGTGAATGGAAGATTTCTGTAATTTAACCCATCACATGAATATTTCGTATCTAAGGTCACTGTGGGGTTGGTGTATGCATGTTTTGATTCTTTGAAGATTTATTTTTCATGCAGTAACTGCAAGTCTTTGTTCTTTGCATTTCTTCTTGTAATGATTTTCTCACGGAAATTAAAGTAGGATTATCTTCAGTAGGTGAAAATGATAGTTTACTTATGTTCATAGTTTATGTGGTTATCCTGCATCAAATGTTAAATAGGTGGAATAAAATACGAGAATCAGTCTCTATTCTATTTGAATATGCTCATTAGATTGCTTTATTGTTTGGCATTTCATTTCCCTTTTTAGCTAGACATCTAATATGTGAAGTCCAACCTGTATTCAAATACCTTCAGCAATTGAGCGTTTAGGATTCATATTCAAACACAATTTTGTTATTACCTATAATGTGTTTCCATTACATTAGCCTTCTGTTCATAGTTTAGTTGCAAAAAAAGGCTTTCCCAATCGGATCCatgtttctttaaaaaaaataaagtaaaatctAGATGTAATTGGGTGACCTGCAGAAGTTGAGCTATTTTGACATTGCTGCTAATGGAATCTGTCCCAGCTGTCTCTTTGGTTGTATGAGTGCCTTATTGTAGTTTGTTATTTGATGCATGTGCATGTTAAACAGTATTTGTTATTAATCTGTGTCTAAAACTCTCTGATTTATCCAGAAACTGTATACTCATCGGTGAGTGAGACAACCGGATCCTAATAAAAAGAAGTTGCATGTATAGTATGGTAATGCTTAATAGAGGGATAGCTCACAACCTGTAATTGTGATTTCAATTCTATTTTTTCCTTAACTTATATGTCTTTATTTTTGTTCATATATATGTATCTAAATATCATAAGAATCATTTTTTGCTTGGGAAATATTCAAGCTATATGTTTATGACTTGTGATTGGAGGACTTAATCTTTTGTGTGTTATATATAGAGAAGATTTAGGACTAACATAGGTAGGGAGAGGTAAGTAGTTACTACCTGATAATCCATACAAGTGTTTGTTGCTTCATAGGAATCTTTCTCTGGTTATTTCTCATGACATTTAGTTGTAATTTATCTTAGTTGATGTGGTACATCATGGGCAGCGTTAGGTTGTTTTACATTAGTAAAGTAGCTTTGTATTATCTTATTGTGCATCAAAAGGAGAGCTTAGAGTTGTCAGTGCACAAGTTGATCATAGTTTATATACTAAAAGGTTACTCTTTATACTATTTATTCCTCTGGGTGCTATTTGCTTGGATGTCTTCTTTTAGTTGTTTGAGTTTGTTCAGTTATTCTTCCTGGGTATGGCTTTAATCTCTTAAAGTTATACCTCAAAGTAATGTTTTCTATAGTCGTTTCCGCCACTTAAGCAATTTCTGCAGTTCCTAAACCTTCACAATTACTATGCTATTAGTATTGGAATCCCTGAAAGTAGTAACTCCGCTCCTCTAATTGTAGATGAAGGAACTTGATGACAATCTTCCTCCTGAGCTTGAGGATATTCTGGACGAGAATGAATCTGCTCTGAGAGTGGAGAAGCTGGTTCAAGAGAATGTTCCAGCAAACTCTGTATCTTGTTCGGAGGTTCACAAGCCCGCTGCTGTCCCTGTTGAGACAATAGAGAAACCAGGGGTAACTAACGTGTTGAAGTGCCCCAATTTCCTCTTGATTATCTCTTATTTAATACTTTTCAGTCCATTCAGCATTTGTTCCTTACCAGACATAAGtatattgattttattttagGCTCATGAAGGAGCTTCTTTAGTTGAAGAGGATTCTTTCAAGGAGTACAAGGTGACGAAATCAAAATCCAGGCATCAGGTTAGTCATACACATGGAGCTTACAGGCTAATTTGCGTTGAGTTTTTGTGTTTGTGCTGCTGCTATTGCTTTCATGACTGGCAGGCATAATTTTTCCTGAAGCATGACCAACAAGTATATGTAGCAGACAAACATAGATAAGCTAGACAGCATAAACGTTCTTGCAACTGTAGAAATTTAACTGAGCTATAACCATTTCTTCTCTATTATCTGTTTGGATGTGAAATTTACAGGATGATCAAGTTGGTAAGCAGAGCATGGAGATGTTAAAAGTAAGAGCTGCCCTTGAGGAGAAATTGAAGCAGAAGGGCATCTTTAGTTCTATAACAAACAAGCATTATAGAGATAAAAAGCGCTCCCTACCTGTTAATGGGTATCACTCATCCTtgaaagttcatcaattccacTTATCTGTTTTTCTATAGGGAGCAGCCCAAGAAAAATGATGATACTGACAAAAGATGTTCAAACTTGAAACAGGCAACTTGAGACATTAGAGGACTTTGATGATGATGCTATTGAGTTAGAAAAGGTCAATCATCGAACAGATCTCAGGAATGGGAGTCTTTTGCATCCACTTAAACTCTCCAAGCTTGTGGCTCCTCAGGCAAATAAGACAAAGGTAATGGACTTTGATTTGGTGTCCTGGataatggaggaaaaatatAATCTTTTGGAAGTGTGATACCACGTGGTAATAGAATTATGACAGTCAGTCATCAAATTGCTTGCTAACTAGGGCATTGTCAGTGTGCTTCTTTTTCTGTTATCCATAACTTTGGGATTTGCATTTCATACTTCCGGTAACACAAGTTTTTGGAGATCTAGGATTCCATTTCAGTCATTTGGTTGTCCAGCACGTGACCAGGACATTTTGTCCTATGATTCATTGAGATTCTTTTGTGGTTGGAGAAATGGGATATATGCGGCTTAATTGGCTTATACATGATTCTCAAATTTGATTTATTTCCCAAGTCTCTTGATTGTATTTTGGATTGAGCCTTCTAGGAGATTTGAGATGCGTAAGACTCAACCAGACTTTGTAGATGTAACTGCTAGAGAGCATTTTATGCTTACCTGTGTCATCGTGTGCTAgacttttccccttttttctccCTGAGAACAAAAAATGGcaagaaaaagggaaacaataaaAAAAGAGATATGTATTAACATACAACAATAAGTCTCCTGCTGCAATCTGGAACGTGCTTGGAAGCAGGTTTGTTCAGTGTGTCAAAACTGTAAAGCCCTAGCTCAAAATGGAGCCACCATTATTGTTGCACAAAGGCATCTTGGAAGACAAGTTTCAATCGTAGCAACAATGAAGGTTTCTGAACTACATGGGTCTAAGTTTTTCAGTTCATAGGTGACCTTTGTGTAATTGTAGATAACTGATTGGAAATAGCATCAATTATGTGTTGTCAATGCTATATCGTGCTAATTATGCGACTCTCAGTTCTCTGGTGGACCTATCAGGCATGTGGAGCCTTGAGTTTTTTGGTACTTGGTGCATCTTCCATGAGGTGATGATTGCTGAGCAGTTCTTAATGCAGTTTGGCTATCTAAAATAAATCtcatgtaaaatttttttacccCTTCGAAGTCCTATATAGATGGCTTTGCAATGTTCTTTTCCTTGGGTTCTATATCTGTTTGTCAGAATGGCCCCTGAAGTAAACCACTGAGCttggctcagtggccaccaaGGAGGAACTTAAGTTCCTCTTTGGGCTGTAGGTGGGGGTTCAAACCCCACCTGTAGCAAAAAAAATCCAAAGATGGTGCCATAGCACCCCTTTGGTCTAGCGGGTCTGCATACCTGCTAGCCCCGAACACAAAAAGCCTCTTTAGGCTCCCCCTCCCTTATAGACTAGGATAGAATAGGTTATACAATTGTTATTGTTGCCGATAAAAAAAGAATGGCCCCTGAAGTCTATTCCCACCTTTTTTCTTTAGAGGAAGGCCACATGTTGTAGACTACACATGAATTGATGTTTCTCAAAGTTGTTTGCCTTTTgttatttcttggttaaacAATTTGGAGTTTGTGCACTGTCTATGCAAATATTATTGACTTATAATTATCATTCTTTCCTGGTTTTGTAGGATCTGCTGTTTAGCCATTTTAGATGTCAATATGCTGTGTTGTGTTTATTAGGCTTTTTAATATTTCATGTAATGTCTTTCCTTTAACAGGTTGTTTCTGGTGACGATGATTTACCAAAAAGAGATGACATAGGAGAGAGGCGAAGAAAGCATGAACTTAGAGTTTTGGCTGGGGCTGGAATAAGAACTGTTGATGATGTGGATGATGAATCTGGAACTCTTGTGAATGAGGGAGTTCCAGAAGTTGATTTGGATGGTGAGACCGAGTCAGATTTGGAATTTTACAAGCAGGCAGAACTGGAACATACTTCAAAGCTTGCAGCAAAGGCGGAGATGCATACTAGGTTTGTCTCTGGTGCAATTTCATTTCGTAAACTAAATTTTCTGCAGTAAAAGCTGAGATCTTAAAATTGTTCATAATTCTTGCGACACTGAACTTGATATCTAAGTCCTGATGAGTTACAGGCTCAAAAATCTGGCATCTAAACTTTATTATTGAACAGAAACAATAGATAACCTAAACTTGCAAAATTTGGGGGAAACATCTTATGAACTTTATCTTTGAATAGAAACACTACCCTTTAAGCTCAACTCAAGTGGCAAAATTTGGGGAAACATCTTTAATGGGATGGTTCCACCTAGATGAGCATCCTTCTTGACTTAGTCATTTGATCTATAAGGAATGCGTGAATACAATTATGGAGAATCTAGCAATCAGCTTTCAAGTATTTACTCGTATCATCCAGAGCTCTGTTCCAAATCTTTAGGCTGTAGCACCTCTTTTGGTAGCCGATGTGATGAGCATGCGTTGCTGTCAAATTTGCAGTCGTTGCAGTTAGTTCAATATTGGCATTACATTGGAATGAGCCACTTCTTCAAATGTAAATCACATACTTTTGCAAGTGGCTAAGATATCTTTCTTATCTCTGTGTTGACCAAATTAGTGTACACTTCCACAATATTCTCAAGAGTGGCTCCAACAGCTGtttgtttttttcttccttGAATCATCCACTCTTTCTCTTATAGCTGTAGCTCTTTTTCAAACTGCCCAAGCCTGTAAATATTCCTAGTTTCTCTACTTTGGGAACTTCAATCACAGTAGTCTCAAGATTCaggaaaagaaaaggtgaaGAACCAAATAGGTGTGAATGATTAGTGCTGGTGGATTGTGAATTTATTGTTTGCCCAAAGAACAAAAAGTAACAAAGAAAAGGAATGCCTTCAATGTATATCTCTTTTGACCAATGCccgcattttattttttccacgTTGGTAGGATGTTTAAAGTTTGAAGTAATTCATGGTTGTGCTCTTTTCAAGCAGTGAGCAGATTCTATCTTATTATATTTCTGTCATACATGTTCAAATGTGTCTCCATGCAGAAGAATCTTTTTATTAACTCATTCTTCATTGTGCAGTCAATGTGTCTGGAGGCATTTAGATTGCTTATTGTTTGCTTTCTGTTCCTTTCGACAGATCCACAAAACTCACACCTTTGCCAGAAACGCTTGTAGATGGGAAGCGCCAAATTTCTTATCAGGTCACAATTTCTCATTTTACCTGTGTTTATGGGTTTATATTGTGTTTAACTGTTAAAAGTATTTGTGCTTGCAATTATCAGATGGAGAAGAACAGAGGGTTAACTCGTGCTCGGAAGAAGCTAACCAAAAATCCAAGAAAGAAGTACAAGGTATCTAGCAATAACTGCTgatcttttttctttaaacaaaTTAAACGCCTAACTACATAGCTGAtgtatctctctctctcgcaGTTGAAGCACCAAAAAGCAGTGGTGCGTAGGAAGGGACAAGTGCGAGATATCAGGAAGCCAACTGGTACTTATGGTGGGGAAGCCTCGGGTATTAATGCAGCAATCAGCCGCAGCATTAGGTTTAAGAGCTAGCCATTGCGGTGCAGCATTTGTATTTTTGGAAATATGATGttttatatatatgtttttgcAGTAATTATCATGTTGAAGAGGGAATTTTAGGTTGAGGGAAGTTCATATCCGCTGTCTATTTTTAAGTAGACATACAATTTTTGTGATTGTGACAAAAGAGTTTTGGAGTTTTCAATTAGATCTTACCTTCATGCATTCATGGTCCACTAAGTGGTACATATAAGCTCTTACTTCCCTGGCTCTCAACAATCTAACAAACGTGGTAGTAGTttcattttatcatatttgatGATACCACTAGATATGTGGTTTTCCGTATGCTTTAGCTCCATCTGCCAATCATTTGTCTGTGTAATTACCTGTTTAAGATATAAAAGTACCCTTTTTTGTGACCTGCTACCAGATTCATTTACACTTGCATAGAAAAAGTGAGCAGGAATGTTTCGATTGCTTGTGTGTTCGTCTGTGTGTGCGAGTTTTTGTTCTTTTCAATTGATATTATTGTTGAAAGCAGGAAATGTGGTGGTGCCTTTGTTTTCCCCATGGGATTGTAGATGTTTTCTCATCAATACTGTTTCTGCTCCAATATTCCTGAAAAGGGCACGtttgttatttgttttcttCCACTGGACTCCCAGTTCTGGCAACGTGTTAATATGAATCAGTGCACAAGTACAGCTAGTTTTGGAGTTtaggggagagagagaggaaaaattTGTTGTGACACAAAAAGAATAGGAGATGAGAAGCAAGAGATTAGAGAGCTTTTAAATCGTCTTTTGAAGATTAAGAGATGAAAGAAATGGTTTGGTAAATTTAATGCTATCCTAATTTCTATATTTTTGAGCCTAAAAGTTGCATTTTGGCAACTCTTATCCATTTCTCACCAATTTGGTCACTTATTTGACTGTAGCTCCAATAGCCATCCGCTCATATCTGTCCATTTTTATCCTTTCCATCCCCATAAAAACTCAAAATGGAAACTTGACCTTTCTTCTCACGTCTCCTCTCTGTCGATGCTTATATTGTGTAGACAAAGTGGCTTGTCTACCAATAGATACAATAGCTCATCCACTCATTGACCAACCAGACAATGAAAGCCATTGAATTGGCGGTATCTTAAAGTTTGGTATAGCTGATACTAAAACTAGGCCACCGGTTGTGTAGGTAAAATGATTGTATGTATTTTGATTAAAATATGAAATGGAAAAGTTTAGTTTTTGTTGCCAACATGATAAATTTAGGAGTCATTAAAACTAATTCCAGGAAGTAGTTAAGCATTCCTAAGCTGAcatgccatttttttttttcggcaaACCCCAAAGCAGGGGATGGGATCTCAGCCCAACTTTATTGAAGAAGGAAAGACATAGCTTGAAAGAGAAATTTTAAATGAAGAGTACAACTCCCTTACAAAGTGACCCTAATCCATTCTTATATAAGCCGTATGATTCTGATCAAGCTTAGCTAAGCCGCGTATATAGACCGGAATTTGAGCCGCAAAACATCGCAGATTGCAAGACGAAGAACTGGTCATATTTGCTAGCACATTCACCACTGCATTAGCCTCTCAAAATATATGAGAGAATGTGAAATGCTTGCCAATTGAAAGATTTTGAACACGAGATACAGTTTTGCCATAACTTCCAAGGAATCTTACCACCACCTAACATCATGACTCATGAGCTGCAAGGCTTTGGAATCCAAATCAACCTGTACATAATGCAAACCATGTTCCAAACAAAGCTGCTCACCCTCAAGTAGAGCCAAAGCTTCTGCCTCCATATTAGTCTTAGGGCATCCAAAATAGATTACACCTTGTGAAGTGTAATCCATATGCCACGTCAGCATTCCATTTTCTCCTCTTTTATTACACTTTCACTCGCAATAGATTACACTCCAAGGTGTAATAGCATGGATCcacaattaaatcaaatatttattttaataatgcataactcatatcccataaataaataaagtaatttttaaaaataattttgttatttttaaaaaataa
It contains:
- the LOC113764437 gene encoding something about silencing protein 10 isoform X1 — translated: MGRKAGKYKKKENNDSKKKTTYHDEDNDDMMNDEIDAFHKQRDIVPLDLDEDAGESDADFEHPVLDFEDEKYDMDDNEDDNDDDIEDDSQLTGFAAKLLRQQKYLRAKTGGVEEEMDDDAEEEEEKERAVWGRAKSTFYNAENIDYEIQSSDEELPAEEEEEVLRLQKEKAKSLTEEDFGLEDVTDNEGDKEPTFEEILVHGKPAFKPYASKEGKEDNATAYEEVKKDINALTREEQMDVLNSSAPELVGLLSELDDALGQLENKVNPLLSKIRDVKNAIKGGMHYMEIKQQLLLSYCQAITFYLLLKSEGQPVRDHPVISRLVEIKNLLDKMKELDDNLPPELEDILDENESALRVEKLVQENVPANSVSCSEVHKPAAVPVETIEKPGAHEGASLVEEDSFKEYKVTKSKSRHQDDQVGKQSMEMLKVRAALEEKLKQKGIFSSITNKHYRDKKRSLPVNGQLETLEDFDDDAIELEKVNHRTDLRNGSLLHPLKLSKLVAPQANKTKVVSGDDDLPKRDDIGERRRKHELRVLAGAGIRTVDDVDDESGTLVNEGVPEVDLDGETESDLEFYKQAELEHTSKLAAKAEMHTRSTKLTPLPETLVDGKRQISYQMEKNRGLTRARKKLTKNPRKKYKLKHQKAVVRRKGQVRDIRKPTGTYGGEASGINAAISRSIRFKS
- the LOC113764437 gene encoding something about silencing protein 10 isoform X2, whose protein sequence is MGRKAGKYKKKENNDSKKKTTYHDEDNDDMMNDEIDAFHKQRDIVPLDLDEDAGESDADFEHPVLDFEDEKYDMDDNEDDNDDDIEDDSQLTGFAAKLLRQQKYLRAKTGGVEEEMDDDAEEEEEKERAVWGRAKSTFYNAENIDYEIQSSDEELPAEEEEEVLRLQKEKAKSLTEEDFGLEDVTDNEGDKEPTFEEILVHGKPAFKPYASKEGKEDNATAYEEVKKDINALTREEQMDVLNSSAPELVGLLSELDDALGQLENKIRDVKNAIKGGMHYMEIKQQLLLSYCQAITFYLLLKSEGQPVRDHPVISRLVEIKNLLDKMKELDDNLPPELEDILDENESALRVEKLVQENVPANSVSCSEVHKPAAVPVETIEKPGAHEGASLVEEDSFKEYKVTKSKSRHQDDQVGKQSMEMLKVRAALEEKLKQKGIFSSITNKHYRDKKRSLPVNGQLETLEDFDDDAIELEKVNHRTDLRNGSLLHPLKLSKLVAPQANKTKVVSGDDDLPKRDDIGERRRKHELRVLAGAGIRTVDDVDDESGTLVNEGVPEVDLDGETESDLEFYKQAELEHTSKLAAKAEMHTRSTKLTPLPETLVDGKRQISYQMEKNRGLTRARKKLTKNPRKKYKLKHQKAVVRRKGQVRDIRKPTGTYGGEASGINAAISRSIRFKS